In a genomic window of Holophagales bacterium:
- a CDS encoding aldehyde ferredoxin oxidoreductase family protein produces MGGYVGRYLEVDLAHGSISELPVSDEVRRKYLGGSGLAAWLFFLRGKYTADPLGPDNDLFVLTGPISGTLVPGSSRFAVAARSPLTGIWGEGSCGGDFAPALKRCGVDGLVFTGQSPRPVMLVLDGGEVALRDATDLWGLDTYETTDRLRETMAGKKRPSVLSIGQAGENLVRFAAIANNKHDFVGRTGMGAVMGSKRLKAIVCRGEGTVPIADPVAYKAICKELLGKISEAVPAQALKEMGTDSAMDLGMMIGDIPIANWSRGEDFELSNALSGPTMSETYLKRGLACYACPIACRREVEVPDGPYKMAVGPGPEYETCASFGTMLAQKDLAGVIKSNEWCNRYGVDSISAGCTIAWAYDCFSKGLLTLEDTGGIALEFGDVDGAIAMLHKIARREGIGDLLAEGSRGAARRLGRGSEELTAEIKGLEIPMHDPRGSHGLALSYMTSYRGACHKAHLVEAIEHGLASYEDVGLEENYDGLTSEGKRRWCASARTSASR; encoded by the coding sequence ATGGGCGGTTACGTCGGCAGGTACCTGGAGGTCGATCTCGCCCACGGCTCGATCAGCGAGCTCCCGGTCTCGGACGAGGTCCGGAGGAAGTACCTCGGCGGGAGCGGACTGGCAGCCTGGCTGTTCTTCCTTCGCGGGAAGTACACGGCCGATCCGCTCGGGCCCGACAACGACCTCTTCGTCCTGACGGGCCCGATCTCGGGGACCCTCGTGCCCGGGAGCTCCCGCTTCGCCGTCGCGGCGCGCTCGCCGCTGACCGGCATCTGGGGCGAAGGGAGCTGCGGCGGCGACTTCGCCCCGGCCCTCAAGCGCTGCGGCGTCGACGGTCTCGTCTTCACCGGCCAGTCGCCGAGGCCCGTCATGCTCGTCCTCGACGGCGGCGAGGTCGCACTCCGGGACGCGACCGACCTCTGGGGCCTCGACACCTACGAAACGACGGACCGCCTTCGGGAGACGATGGCCGGCAAGAAACGGCCCAGCGTCCTCTCCATCGGTCAGGCCGGCGAGAACCTCGTCCGCTTCGCGGCCATCGCCAACAACAAGCACGACTTCGTCGGACGCACCGGGATGGGCGCGGTCATGGGGAGCAAGCGCCTGAAGGCGATCGTCTGCCGCGGCGAGGGGACCGTCCCGATCGCCGATCCCGTCGCCTACAAGGCGATCTGCAAGGAGCTGCTCGGGAAGATCTCGGAGGCCGTGCCCGCCCAGGCCCTGAAGGAGATGGGCACCGACTCGGCCATGGACCTCGGGATGATGATCGGCGACATCCCGATCGCGAACTGGTCCCGCGGCGAGGACTTCGAGCTCTCGAACGCCCTCTCGGGCCCGACCATGTCCGAGACCTACCTGAAGCGTGGCCTCGCCTGCTACGCCTGCCCGATCGCCTGCCGCCGCGAGGTCGAGGTCCCCGACGGCCCGTACAAGATGGCGGTGGGCCCCGGGCCCGAGTACGAGACGTGCGCCTCCTTCGGGACGATGCTCGCCCAGAAGGACCTCGCCGGGGTGATCAAGTCGAACGAGTGGTGCAACCGCTACGGCGTCGACTCGATCTCCGCCGGGTGCACCATCGCGTGGGCCTACGACTGCTTCTCGAAGGGGCTCCTCACGCTCGAGGACACGGGAGGCATCGCGCTCGAGTTCGGGGACGTGGACGGCGCCATCGCGATGCTGCACAAGATCGCACGCCGGGAGGGGATCGGCGACCTCCTCGCCGAGGGGAGCCGCGGAGCGGCCCGGCGCCTGGGGCGCGGCTCGGAAGAGCTGACGGCAGAGATCAAGGGCCTCGAGATCCCGATGCACGACCCCCGCGGGTCGCACGGGCTCGCCCTCTCGTACATGACCTCCTACCGCGGCGCCTGCCACAAGGCCCACCTCGTCGAGGCCATCGAGCACGGGCTGGCCTCCTACGAGGACGTCGGCCTCGAGGAGAACTACGACGGCCTGACGAGCGAGGGAAAGCGCCGATGGTGCGCATCGGCGAGGACCTCGGCCTCCCGCTGA
- a CDS encoding MoaD/ThiS family protein, with protein sequence MPSILVTLPAPLHRAAGGVGELVAEGETLALALAALRGSRPAVTRLFLEEGNAPRRGVSLFLNGRDVRTLEGLDTPLQPGDRLSVVLLMAGG encoded by the coding sequence ATGCCGAGCATTCTCGTGACGCTCCCCGCACCGCTGCATCGCGCGGCCGGAGGGGTGGGCGAGCTGGTGGCCGAGGGCGAAACCCTCGCGCTCGCCCTCGCTGCGCTGAGAGGGAGCCGGCCCGCCGTGACGCGCCTGTTCCTCGAAGAAGGCAACGCCCCGCGGCGCGGGGTGAGCCTGTTCCTGAACGGGCGCGACGTGCGGACGCTCGAAGGGCTCGACACACCCCTTCAACCGGGGGACCGCCTCTCGGTCGTGCTGCTCATGGCTGGGGGGTAG
- a CDS encoding iron-containing alcohol dehydrogenase codes for MTYDSSLSFIFMNTTRVVFGSGSSRDVREEVRALGCSRAVIVTDEGLARGTDVPGRIEKSLGDTCVGVFSGVVPDSGVHIVDAGAAFARERGADCIVSVGGGSAIDTAKGIAIVLKEGGSLRDYEGFQVLKRPQTPHVAIPTTAGTGSEVTYVAVIKDHEAHQKLLFGDYNIIPNTALLDPDLTVGLPAGLTAATGMDAMSHAVESIHSQQNEPIADGLALHAIRLIREFLPRAVADGKDLVARGQMLIASNMAGAAFSNAQVGLVHAIAHTVGARYGIHHGLANSIVMPHVVRFNAAEVAATYRPVAAALGIAVDGLTDEACAELVAERLSDLAAKTGLPQTLSSQGVPESALPELAEATLADASIIYNGRTVLGADELLEVYRAAF; via the coding sequence ATGACCTACGATTCGAGCCTCTCGTTCATCTTCATGAACACGACCCGGGTCGTCTTCGGCTCGGGCTCGTCCCGGGACGTGAGGGAAGAGGTTCGCGCCCTCGGCTGCTCGCGAGCCGTGATCGTGACCGACGAGGGTCTGGCGAGAGGCACCGACGTCCCCGGGCGCATCGAGAAGTCGCTGGGCGACACCTGCGTGGGCGTCTTCTCCGGCGTCGTGCCGGACTCGGGCGTCCACATCGTCGACGCGGGCGCCGCGTTCGCGCGCGAGCGGGGCGCCGACTGCATCGTCAGCGTCGGCGGCGGGAGCGCGATCGACACCGCCAAGGGGATCGCCATCGTCCTCAAGGAGGGCGGCTCCCTCCGCGACTACGAGGGGTTCCAGGTCCTGAAGCGGCCCCAGACGCCGCACGTCGCGATTCCGACGACGGCCGGCACGGGGAGCGAGGTGACCTACGTCGCGGTCATCAAGGACCACGAGGCGCACCAGAAGCTCCTCTTCGGCGACTACAACATCATCCCGAACACGGCGCTTCTCGACCCCGACCTGACCGTCGGTCTCCCGGCGGGCCTCACCGCCGCCACGGGGATGGACGCGATGTCGCACGCGGTCGAGTCGATCCACTCCCAGCAGAACGAGCCGATCGCCGACGGCCTGGCGCTCCACGCCATCCGCCTCATCCGCGAGTTCCTGCCGCGCGCCGTCGCGGACGGCAAGGACCTCGTGGCCCGCGGGCAGATGCTCATCGCCTCGAACATGGCCGGCGCCGCGTTCTCGAACGCGCAGGTCGGGCTCGTGCACGCCATCGCCCACACCGTCGGGGCGCGCTACGGGATCCACCACGGGCTCGCGAACTCCATCGTCATGCCGCACGTCGTCCGCTTCAACGCCGCCGAGGTGGCCGCCACCTACCGCCCCGTGGCCGCCGCCCTGGGGATCGCCGTCGACGGCCTCACCGACGAGGCCTGCGCCGAGCTGGTGGCCGAGCGCCTCTCCGACCTCGCGGCGAAGACGGGCCTGCCGCAGACGCTCTCCTCGCAGGGCGTGCCCGAGAGCGCCCTTCCCGAGCTGGCCGAGGCGACCCTCGCCGACGCCTCGATCATCTACAACGGCAGGACGGTCCTCGGAGCGGACGAGCTGCTCGAGGTCTACCGGGCCGCGTTCTAG
- a CDS encoding SCP2 sterol-binding domain-containing protein, translating to MSIQFPSEEWVTAFFTAINESPEYKEGGKPWTYGVTALVVNAQPEIGLADAYGIWLDLHEGVCREAHHCTVEEAQTAPFCIFGDYARWKQVIHKELEPVKGMMQGKLKLKGNLQIIVRNVKAAQALVTCATRVPTKFLDEP from the coding sequence ATGTCGATTCAGTTCCCTTCCGAAGAGTGGGTCACGGCCTTCTTCACGGCCATCAACGAGAGCCCGGAGTACAAGGAGGGCGGCAAGCCGTGGACGTACGGCGTGACGGCCCTCGTCGTCAACGCGCAGCCCGAGATCGGGCTCGCCGACGCGTACGGCATCTGGCTCGACCTCCACGAGGGGGTCTGCCGCGAGGCGCACCACTGCACGGTCGAGGAAGCGCAGACCGCGCCCTTCTGCATCTTCGGCGACTACGCCAGATGGAAGCAGGTCATCCACAAGGAGCTCGAGCCGGTCAAGGGGATGATGCAGGGCAAGCTCAAGCTCAAGGGCAACCTCCAGATCATCGTCCGCAACGTCAAGGCGGCCCAGGCTCTCGTCACCTGCGCCACGCGCGTGCCGACCAAGTTCCTGGACGAGCCATGA
- a CDS encoding alpha/beta hydrolase — protein sequence MPRAAVLVLSLVVSILAPAARAVEPITNAEAVRMTSKVLGEERTILVSIPRGYENGEGRFPVLYLTDGDAHLLHTRGTVDFLARNGLMPDLIIVGVTNTDRTRDLTPTRAFRRQADGTTALVQGSGGATKFLDFFEKELIPYVEATYRTEPFRLFAGHSLGGLFALSALVERTGLFNATIAVSPSLDWDDDVILRRTAKFLEGRKELRHTLFVTMADEEAGDLPPTRFERLRKTLKGAKAAGFVRATELMEDEDHGSVVLRSHYDGLRKVFEGWRLPRDRKAGGYPGTLDALKKHYGQLSERLGYAVRPPELTVNLVGYQHLLRKDVKGALPFFLWNVDLYPESANVHDSLGEALETAGKNAEALASYEKAVEVAKKLSDARLEVFVRNRDRLAAAAGK from the coding sequence ATGCCGAGAGCCGCCGTACTGGTCCTTTCCCTGGTCGTTTCGATCCTGGCCCCCGCGGCCCGGGCGGTCGAGCCGATCACGAACGCCGAAGCCGTCCGGATGACGTCGAAGGTGCTCGGCGAGGAGCGGACGATCCTGGTCTCGATCCCGCGCGGGTACGAGAACGGGGAAGGGCGCTTCCCGGTCCTCTACCTGACCGACGGGGACGCGCACCTTCTCCACACGCGCGGCACGGTCGACTTCCTGGCCCGCAACGGCCTGATGCCGGACCTGATCATCGTCGGTGTCACGAACACCGACCGGACCCGCGACCTGACCCCGACCCGGGCGTTTCGCCGTCAGGCCGACGGAACGACCGCGCTCGTCCAGGGCAGCGGCGGCGCCACGAAGTTCCTCGACTTCTTCGAGAAGGAGCTGATCCCGTACGTCGAGGCGACCTATCGGACCGAACCCTTCCGCCTCTTCGCAGGGCACTCGCTGGGCGGCCTCTTCGCGCTTTCCGCTCTCGTCGAGAGGACCGGGCTCTTCAACGCGACCATCGCCGTCTCACCGAGTCTCGACTGGGACGACGACGTGATCCTCCGCCGGACCGCGAAGTTCCTCGAGGGCCGCAAGGAGCTCCGGCACACGCTCTTCGTCACGATGGCCGACGAGGAGGCGGGCGACCTGCCCCCGACCCGCTTCGAGCGCCTCCGAAAGACGCTGAAGGGCGCGAAGGCCGCGGGCTTCGTCCGGGCCACGGAGCTGATGGAGGACGAGGACCACGGCAGCGTCGTCCTCCGCTCCCACTACGACGGCCTCCGGAAGGTGTTCGAGGGCTGGCGCCTTCCACGGGACCGGAAGGCGGGTGGCTACCCGGGGACGCTGGACGCGCTGAAGAAGCACTACGGGCAGCTCTCGGAGCGGCTCGGATACGCCGTCAGGCCGCCGGAGCTCACCGTGAACCTGGTCGGCTACCAGCACCTCCTCCGAAAGGACGTGAAGGGCGCCCTCCCGTTCTTCCTCTGGAACGTCGACCTCTACCCGGAGTCCGCGAACGTCCACGACAGCCTGGGAGAGGCCCTCGAAACGGCCGGAAAGAACGCGGAGGCCCTCGCCAGCTACGAGAAGGCCGTCGAGGTCGCGAAGAAGCTCTCCGACGCACGACTCGAGGTCTTCGTACGCAACCGGGACCGGCTGGCCGCCGCGGCTGGAAAGTAG